The Armatimonadota bacterium genomic sequence CATGCGTGATCGGTTAGCACGCCCATCCGCGCTTCAAGGTCGCTCTGCCGACGTTGGGATCCAGCGCTTCTCGTGAGAGGAGACGATGCCATTTCCGGAGCTGCGCCGCATCGGGGACCTCGCCCAGGAGCGCGGCGACAAGGTCGCCGGCGATGGTGGCGAGGGCGTCGGTGACGCGCCGTTCGGAGACGCGCCGCGCGGCGTCGGTGCGGGCGCGCAGGATGCGCCAGACCGAGCGGCTCACCGCGAGGCCGATGAGTGCTGCGTAGACGAGGGTCTCGACGACGGCGCGCTTGGCGGAGGCGAGCTGCGCCATGCGCAGGTGGCTCTTCAGCTCGCGGAAGACGAGCTCGATCTCCCACCGGGCGGCGTAGGTCTTCGCCACCTCGGTCGGCGAGAGGATCGTGATCGGCACGTTGGTGACGTACCAGTGGTGCTTGCGCGCGCCGCCGTGGCGGACGCCGACGACGCGGAAGTAGGCGCGCTCGCGGGTCTTGCGGCCGAGGTACGAGCGCCGCTCGAACTCGACCTGCACGATGAGGTCCACCACCTCGCGCGCGAGCCGGTCCTTCACCTCGCCGAGCCGGCGCCCCCGCAGGCGCCGCGACGCCCCGCGCCAGCGGCGGTTCTCGCCGATGATGAGCGGGTTGGCGTCATCGCGCAGCCGACTCACGAAGTAGCCGCCGTTCTTCTTGATGCGGTCGAAGAGGTGCCACTTGAAGTAGCCGAGGTCGAAGAGCAGCAACCGGCCGCGGACCCACGGGCCAATGGGGAGGCGGCGCCGCTCGTTCACGCGCTCGCCGGTGATGGAGACGCTGCGTGGCCCGGCGCCGACGACGCTCATCACGAGGTGCAGCTTCATCGCGGCGCGGGTGTGGTTCGTGCGGCACGCCCTGTAGGCGCGCTCGAGCCCGTCCCGGAGCCTGATCACCGTCGCGTCCGCGGCGCAGACGTCCTTGAACCGGGCGAGGTGATCGCGCAGGGGGCCCGCCGGTTCGGCGGTCCGCTCGATGGCCCGCCCGAGCGCGGCGCGCAGGAACCGGACCGTGCGCTCGTTGAACCAGTCGTAGAAGGACGACGGCACGAGCGCGACGCCGGTCGTGGCCCCGAAGAACTTCCGCAGCGCCGCGATGCTGCGGCGGTGGCCTGTGCCGAAGCCCAGCACGATGGACCAGAAGAACGCCGCCGGAGCGACCTTGCGGCGGCGCTCGACGAGCCCCGACTCGCGCGCGGCGGCGTTGAGCCACCTGGTAGGGAACAGCCTTCGCAGCTCTGCTGGGATGCTGGTACGCTGACTCGCGGCCATCGCGCCTCCGTGTCTGGTTCTCGCCTCGCAACGCGAACCAGATCAGAGGTCGGTGGCCGTTCCCATTTTTCGGATCGCAGAACAGGGACTTACGCGCGGTCAGGCGCGCCCCGACCGGCCGCTAAACCGAACACGCATGTTCTGGAGACGGCCGGGGCCGCTTCCCGGGGTCAGCAACTCGGTCGGCCACCCAGTGCGGCCAGGAGCGAGGCGAGTCCGGCCTTGTCCAGCCGACGCTCTGCGATGGCGATCATCGCGTCGTAGAGTCTGCCCTGCGGGTCAGCGCGGCTCATGCGAACTTGGTCGTGGGGGCTGCGAGCTGCCTCGGCCTCGTCGTCCACTGCATCGCGTTGCCCGTCCGCACCATCTGGCGTAGCCCACGCTACATGAGTGGTGAGATCGGGATGCGTGCATGCCCCACCCCACTCACGCTCGCTCGCACTCGCCGCGCCCCTTGCCGAAGCACTTCGGCCTTCTTCGCAGCATCCGGACACCCTTGAAGGCGATGCCTGCGCCACCAATCAGCAAGCCCAAGATGTATATTCCACCCATCCAGGAATCAGGCCAATTGACGGCAACCGGCAGAAAGAGCCACACTGCCAGGAGAATGCAACATATTCCCGCTGCAATCAACGCGGCAGCAAGAAGGACTCGGCCGCGCATAGTTAGCGTCCTCCTGGCGAACTCACGTGAACGTAGCGCTTCTACCTGTGGGGCTTCTTTACGCAATCCCTGCCTCTTGATGTAGTCGACGGTCCGTTACGGATAGGAGGGATAACCTCCATTACGGAAACGAGACCCCCGAGCCGGAATCATCGGAGGGGAGCTTGTCACGGCCAGAGAAGCCGAGCAACCGCGCGGGAGCGGGCGCCGGTAGGTCCAAGGAGGGAGGCGAACCAGGCCTCGGCGGATAGGACGGATAAACGCCATTACAGAAACCAGCCCCCGAGCCGACATCATCGGAGGATGAGGTTGTCACGGACAGAGAAGCCGAGCAACCGCGCCGGAGCAGGCGCCGGTAGGCCCAAGGAGACTAGTCTTTCGCTGGTCCAGGTCCAAGGAAGAATGCAAGCGTTTCAGGATATCGTAAACAGTGCTCGTATACCGTATGGGCCGATCGGTCCCAACAGTAACTCGTATTCGTATTCGTTTGTGGAGGCCAACGGATTCGGCCACGTCACTCCCTTGATGCCGGCGCCAGGGTGGGGCATTAGAATCCCTGAGGCTGCGGAAGCCCGGAGCCCCTAGGTATGCGAAGATATTTTGCGGTTGCATTGTGCGTAGTCGCTGCTTGGGGTTGCAAGGGGAGAGGTACGCCCACTGTGGCTGCGACGGAGGAGCTCGTTCGGCGGTGTTTGGCGGTCGGTGACGGGGATGATAAGATCGTAGCCTTCTTGAAGGCTAACGGCATGCCGTACAACTTCGATCCTGCGGGGTTAAGTTATCAGGCATATGTGCCAGAGTCCCGGCATAGAGATGCAATGGGAGTAGAGAGCGTGATCTCGGTGGATATCTTTGTAGACATGAAACACCTATTTAAAAGGGCCGAGGTCAGGATGGTGTATACGTTCCTGTAGGCCATGTCGTCGTGATGCGGTCAAGAGGCCCACTCGTTTCATCGTGGTGCGCCCGCCCACTTCGGGTCAGCTCCTTCTGCTGATAGCACCGGCGAGGGACGCCCGGGGATCCACGTCTGGCGGGCCTGGCCGGCCGAGCTGATGTTCCTCCGCTCACGCGGAGGGCGACATGGCCGAGCCGGAACGGATGCGGTGGACGAAGCTTGTTGCAGACTTCGAGTCGTGCGATCTGACGCAGCTCGAGTGTGCGACGGAGCGCGGGATCTCGATCAACCACCTTCGCTACCGGATCTACCGACGTCGCAAGGAGTCGCGGATAGGACGGATAAACGCCATTACGGAAACCAGCCCCCGAGCCGACATCATCGGAGGATGAGGTTGTCACGGACAGAGAAGCCGAGCCCGCGCCGACCGCGGCGCGCTCACGGTCGAGCTCGCGCCGACCTACTCGCTCTTCCCCAGTCCCAGCCCCGCGGTCGGCAGCGGCTCGACGAGCGCCGGTGGCGCAGCGGGCGGCCTCCTCGGCCTGCGGTACGGGCTCAGCAGCGCCTTCGAGGTGACCGCGACCGGCTTCTACGAGGCGCCGGCCACCTACTACCACTCGCCCGTGCGCATCACGACCGAAGCCGGGTCATTCGAGGGCTCCCTCCGCCAGACCACCAGCCGCTGGGGCGCGCTCGCCGGCGGGCGCTGGGTGCACGGGCTCGTCTGGCGGGTCCACGTCGGCGCCGAGGTTGGCTGGTCGCACCAGGCCTTCAGCAACCTCGATCTCGTGAACGTGGCCGACAAGTCGAACCCTCACAGCTTCGGCCTCGGCCTCAAGGACACGAGTCGGGACAGCCTGGTCGTCGCGCCTCTCGTCGGCCTCGAGTGGCAGGCGGGAGATCACTGGAGCGTGGCGGTGACCCCCAGGGCGGAGATGCTCATGGGGGCCGACCGGCAGGTGGTGTTCATCGTGCCGGTGAGCCTCGGGTACGAGTGGTTTGTCTTTTAGAATCCGAGCGATCGCTCGGCAGGACGGTCGGGAACGAATGCCGTAGTGTCAGGGGGTTAGGCTACGACGCTCACACGGACTCCTTAGGCCCGCTTGCATTTGGGAGTAACTCCCATATAACTCCGGAGGCGAAGTGCCGAAGTTCGAGCTGGCGGCAGTGCACGTGGCGGCTGCTGCGGGTCGGGTGACGGTGGGAGGGGCCAGGTATCGGGCCCGGCTGCTGCCCTACGTTCGTGAGTACGTGGCCATGCTGGAGTTCACCCAGGCCGTGCTGCTGGAGCTTCAACCAGAGGACTTCATCAACTCAAAGCAGTACGAGGACATCGGCTACGACGCGTATGGAGTGGCGATCTCGGATGAGCTGCAGGAACGGTTTGGGTTGGAAGGGTTCGTGACCTGGTACGTGAAGTTCACGGTCGACCGTGACGAAGACGGCGATGAGGTCATCATGGCGTCGCTGCATGGCGCCGAAGAGCCGCTGAAGCGCATCGGGGGCACGCTGCGCGTGCAGTTCGCGAGGGGATGAGATGAGCAGGCTATGCGCCGAATGCGGGAAGAGGGCTGTCGAGCCGCTCGCGAAGGCTGGGCGGCGGACGCTCTACCGAAACTTCCCTGATCTCGAGATTCCTGCCGACCTGGAGATACCGACCTGTTCCAACTGCGGAGCTGAGTGGATCGACTCCCACACGGCTGCCCGGATCGACGCCGCTCTCGCCAAGGTCGCAGCCGAGCGCCTGGGAAAGCTGGCGCGCGAGGCCATCGAGACGCTCACGACCGACCTGTCCCAGACGGAGCTGGAGAAGCAGCTCGGTCTCTCCGCCGGCTACTTGTCCAAGGTGAAGCGGGGCAGGGAGAGCCCGAGCGCGCAACTCGTGGGCCTCCTGGCGTTGCTCGCGTCGAGGCCGCGGCGCCTCGCCCAGCTAGAGTACCTGTGGCAGACAGGAGAACTCCCGCCGCGCATCACGAGGGATCACATTACCCGTCCGCCAAGCGACATCGTCTCCAACGAACCGGTGGCCTGCTGATGGCCTTTCGACTGGTTGCCACCGTGCTGGCAGAGGGCCTCTCCCTGGACCAGGTGACAGGCCGCCTTACCGCCTTCAACATGCTCGAATCGGTGGTGGCCCCTTCCTTCCCAGCGGTGATCGGGAAGCTGGTGGTCATCAACCTCTACGAGATAGAGGACGGCGTGGAGCCGCACTGGGAGCGGGTGACCGTTCTCGACCCAGCTGGAAACCAGCTCTCGCAGACCGTGACTGAACTGAGCGGGGAAGGGCAGGCCCACCGCTCGATGGGATTCTTCCAGGGACTCAGGCTGGGCGAGCCGGGTGTCTACCGGGTTCTTGTCGAGGGCGCGGTGGCGGCGGAGGGCCCCTGGTCAGCACTCATGCGCCGCCGGCTATTCGCAGAGCAGGGCGCGCATCCGCTCGCGCGAGCGGATGCGGGAGGCCACGCGAAGGTCCCTGCGCCTTCAACGTTCACCGGTTGAGGCGTCAGCGCCTCTTAACCCGGCCGCGGCCATCAGGCGGGAACGCCAGTCGCCTCTATCTGCCGTAGCCGCCCCGGTTACCGCTGACCGCGTACGTGGCCCGCACATCGACGATCCCATCGCTGTTGTAGTCGCCAGGATACGTTCTGTCTGTCCCCACCGTTAGCGTTGCGGGACTGCCTACGTACGCGCCCTGAGCGACAGCTCCGTACCATGTTCCGATGACGGAGGGTGCGGACCCGCCGCACCCAATGGCGGCCACTCCAACAAGCACCAACAGCGTCTTGCGTCTCATGTGTGTCCCCTTCGGTCTGGGCTTAGAAGGCGTAGCCCAACTGCAGGCCGGGCCACGGGACCCACAAGGCGTTCGCCAGACCTCGGTCACCTGGCAAGCCGACCAAGGTCACACTGACGCGCATGACGAATCCTCCCGGGGATTGCAAGCGATACCCAACGCCGACCCCCGGCACCGCCCAGACTCCTCCCCCCATCACGAGTGTCGCCCCGCCAGATACGAAGAAACTGTGCACGCCGCCCACTCGCTCGTTCAATGTCATGTACGCAGAAGCGGTCCCGAAAGACGACGCCTGCCTGCACTCGGTGCACGAGATGGAGAAGAGGCCGACTCCGCCACCGGCGCTAATCAAGTCACCCAGCGCGCGCTCGTACTGCACCCCGAGTTCACCTGTACGGCCGCCGAGTTCGACCGCCACTGTGTTCGGACGATCGGCGGCTCCAGCGTCAGCTAACGCAGGGCACGCGGCCATCATGGCCGCTGCCGCGACACTACCAAGCGCCCACAGGCTGTTTTGATGCGTCACTCGATCTCCTCGGGCGCGACCGGCCACGAACTCTCTAAGTGCAGAGAGTATCACACAATACCAAGAGCTCTGCGACACACACGGGCCCTCGACAGACAGTTGAACGCGCGACACTCGACTGGCTTCGCACGCAGCATATGCATTACGCACCGTGTATGTGGGGGCTAGTGCGCTTCCCGCGCTCATTTACCCGCACCAACACCCTCCGTGACTACCGCCACATCATCACACCATTGTCTTTCATCTTGCTATTAGCCTACAGTGAACGCACCATCTGAGAACTGTTCACAAACGACTGGCCACGCATCGACCACCGCACAGCGCGAGCGGCGCTCGACACGGGCGAGCAGACATGGGCTTGATCCGGTTCCGCAGACAGTTTGACTACGCTGCTTGCCTCTCCGTGAACGTCGCTTCGAACTCGGCAGGACTGATGTAGCCGATGGTCGAGTGTAGCCGCTTCTGGTTATAGAACACCTCGATGAAGTCGAAGGACTCGTTCCTGGCAACCTCATTGTTCAGGAACCGCTCACCGCACTCGATCTTGAACGTCGAGTTCCAAGCCTCCATCACGGCGTTGTCGTATGGGTTGCCGCGGCGGCTCATGCTGCAGACGATGCCCCGCTCGTCGAGGATCTGCTGGTAGTCCTCGCTCGCATAGGTCGACCCCTGGTCCGAGTGGTGGAGCAGCCCGATGCCGGGGCAGCGCCGCTTGATGGCCATCTCGAGCGCGGCGATGGTGAGGTGGCGGTCGTTCACCGGCGACAGGGCCCACCCGACGACGAACTTCGAGTACAGGTCGAGGACGACGGCGAGGAACAGCTTGCCGTTCCCGGTGAGCAGCTCCGTCGTGTCGCCGACCCACTTCTGGTTCGGCGCGGTCGCCTCGAAGTTCCGGTCGAGGATGTTGGCCGCGACCGGCTGGTCGTGGTCGCTCATCGTAGTGCACTTGAAACGCCGCCTGGGACGCGCCCTGAGCCCTTCCTGGCGCATCAGTCGAGCGACCCGCTTCCGGCTCACGTGGATGTCCTGCGCCTTCGCCAGCTCCTTCTGGACGCGCGGGGCGCCGTATCTCTTCTTGGTCAGCTCGTGGATTTCGCGAACGCGCCCGGCGAGCAGCTGGTCATCCGCAGCGTGCGCCGAGGGCGGTCGGTCGATCCAGGCGTAGTAGCCGGCGCGCGAGACTCGGAGGATCGAGCACATCGAGGTGATCGGGAACGAGGCCTTCTCCGCATGGATGAACGCGAACCTCAGCTGTTCTCCTTCGCGAAGAAGGCCGCGGCTTTTTTTAGGATGTCCCGCTCCATCCTCAGCACGCGGACTTCCTTGCGCAGCGCCGCCAGTTCCTCCTTCTCGGCCGTCGTGAGCACCCCCGACTTGCCCTTGCCCCGGTCCGCCCGCGCCCGCTCGACCCAGCTCCGCACGCTGGACTCGGTCAGGTCGAGGTCGCGAGCCACCTGCGGGATGGTCTTGCCTTCGTCCAGGACCAGGCGCACCGCGCCCGCCTTGAACTCCTCCGTGAAGCTCCTACGCTGCCGCCGCTGCTGCGCGTCTCCGGCCATATGGGACACCGTATCCGCCTTTCACTCGGTGTCCACGAAACCGGATCAAGCCCAGTGGTCTTCCGCTTCACCATTAGCGTTTAAACCAGGACCGGCCTCCCTCGTCCACGACGGATCCTCGCCGCGTCCTGGTCGGCGTCAGGAGTGGGAGCCGAAGCGCCTCGCGCCGTCGACCCGCCTCGACGCGGTTGGCTCGGCGGACCCAACAGGAGACTGACGGTGACGTTGACGATCGCGAAGCATGTCTATACGTATAGCATACAGGAGGCTGTCTACCAGTATGACACCCAAGATCGCAGGCGCGGAGCGGCACGACGTTCTCTCGAGCGAGAAGGTGATGCAGACCTTCCGGATGCCGCGGGAGCTCGTGACGATGCTGAAGGACG encodes the following:
- a CDS encoding IS4 family transposase; this translates as MAASQRTSIPAELRRLFPTRWLNAAARESGLVERRRKVAPAAFFWSIVLGFGTGHRRSIAALRKFFGATTGVALVPSSFYDWFNERTVRFLRAALGRAIERTAEPAGPLRDHLARFKDVCAADATVIRLRDGLERAYRACRTNHTRAAMKLHLVMSVVGAGPRSVSITGERVNERRRLPIGPWVRGRLLLFDLGYFKWHLFDRIKKNGGYFVSRLRDDANPLIIGENRRWRGASRRLRGRRLGEVKDRLAREVVDLIVQVEFERRSYLGRKTRERAYFRVVGVRHGGARKHHWYVTNVPITILSPTEVAKTYAARWEIELVFRELKSHLRMAQLASAKRAVVETLVYAALIGLAVSRSVWRILRARTDAARRVSERRVTDALATIAGDLVAALLGEVPDAAQLRKWHRLLSREALDPNVGRATLKRGWAC
- a CDS encoding helix-turn-helix domain-containing protein, which codes for MSRLCAECGKRAVEPLAKAGRRTLYRNFPDLEIPADLEIPTCSNCGAEWIDSHTAARIDAALAKVAAERLGKLAREAIETLTTDLSQTELEKQLGLSAGYLSKVKRGRESPSAQLVGLLALLASRPRRLAQLEYLWQTGELPPRITRDHITRPPSDIVSNEPVAC
- a CDS encoding IS3 family transposase (programmed frameshift), encoding MAGDAQQRRQRRSFTEEFKAGAVRLVLDEGKTIPQVARDLDLTESSVRSWVERARADRGKGKSGVLTTAEKEELAALRKEVRVLRMERDILKKAGGLLREGEQLRFAFIHAEKASFPITSMCSILRVSRAGYYAWIDRPPSAHAADDQLLAGRVREIHELTKKRYGAPRVQKELAKAQDIHVSRKRVARLMRQEGLRARPRRRFKCTTMSDHDQPVAANILDRNFEATAPNQKWVGDTTELLTGNGKLFLAVVLDLYSKFVVGWALSPVNDRHLTIAALEMAIKRRCPGIGLLHHSDQGSTYASEDYQQILDERGIVCSMSRRGNPYDNAVMEAWNSTFKIECGERFLNNEVARNESFDFIEVFYNQKRLHSTIGYISPAEFEATFTERQAA